A single region of the Acidithiobacillus acidisediminis genome encodes:
- a CDS encoding aminoglycoside phosphotransferase family protein, producing MSQSSSDLPAISPSAERFLRAQGIVPALLRAIPGDASTRRYWRTPCGQVLAQVPDSAELLPFLRVQRRFTAAALPVPQIVAVSLRHGLLLQEDIGTCDLKAALDAGESADAVFTAVFPILQGLAMAARKHHFRPPLPAYDAERLGQELALFPDWYLRRHLALAPAAIPWHPLGELSRQLVAAAQSQPQVWVHRDFHARNLLLRPAGAVVMIDFQDAVLGPWTYDLASLLWDRYWDWGRERRNGWIEAYRQGLGALGVAVPEAESFRDQVEAMALQRNLKILGIFCRLAYRDGKGEYLDFLPRFWGYVEDLLAGQADWRPYLPLFQAWSPCARR from the coding sequence ATGTCGCAATCGTCTTCCGACCTGCCAGCGATTTCGCCCTCTGCCGAGCGCTTTCTGCGCGCGCAGGGCATCGTGCCCGCCTTGCTCCGCGCCATCCCCGGCGATGCGAGCACGCGCCGCTACTGGCGAACCCCGTGCGGCCAAGTCCTGGCCCAGGTGCCGGACTCCGCTGAGCTCCTGCCTTTCTTGCGTGTGCAACGACGCTTTACGGCAGCCGCCCTGCCCGTACCACAGATTGTTGCGGTTTCCTTGCGGCATGGCTTGCTGCTGCAGGAAGACATCGGTACGTGCGATCTCAAGGCGGCACTAGACGCTGGAGAGTCTGCGGATGCTGTTTTTACGGCGGTGTTTCCCATATTGCAGGGGCTCGCCATGGCGGCTCGGAAACATCATTTTCGGCCGCCCCTCCCGGCCTATGATGCCGAACGCCTGGGGCAGGAACTGGCACTTTTCCCCGACTGGTACTTGCGCCGCCACCTCGCTCTTGCACCCGCAGCGATCCCCTGGCATCCATTGGGCGAACTGTCTCGGCAGCTCGTGGCGGCGGCACAAAGCCAACCGCAAGTCTGGGTCCATCGCGATTTTCATGCCCGCAATCTGTTGCTGCGGCCCGCGGGTGCCGTGGTCATGATCGATTTTCAGGATGCCGTTCTGGGTCCGTGGACCTACGATCTAGCCTCCTTGCTTTGGGACCGCTACTGGGACTGGGGGCGAGAACGGCGCAACGGGTGGATCGAGGCCTATCGCCAAGGCTTGGGCGCGCTCGGTGTTGCCGTGCCAGAGGCGGAGAGCTTTCGCGATCAGGTCGAGGCTATGGCCTTGCAACGCAATCTGAAGATCCTCGGTATCTTTTGTCGTCTGGCCTATCGTGATGGCAAGGGAGAATATCTCGATTTTCTGCCGCGCTTCTGGGGGTATGTGGAGGATCTCCTCGCCGGACAAGCAGACTGGCGGCCCTATCTACCCCTGTTTCAGGCCTGGTCACCGTGCGCCAGGCGGTAA